A stretch of the Denticeps clupeoides chromosome 6, fDenClu1.1, whole genome shotgun sequence genome encodes the following:
- the LOC114792702 gene encoding mitochondrial import receptor subunit TOM40B isoform X2, producing the protein MDASPTLEASMNCIVAAKVSHTVHLSAIAPSSYRFHVEHLQSDADSKEGGAPMLIGEMDSSGSLNAHSLFHLSERIRAKAVFQTQQAQFVTWQFETEYRGSDFTAAATIANPDILHESVIMVAHFLQSVSSQLVLGGELVYHRGRTEEGGILTLAGQYSGSNWVATLNAGRGGAHASYYHRANKQIQVGVEFEASTRTQETTFSFGYQMEVPEANMVFRGMLDSRCIIGGVLEKRLCPLPATLIMGAFVNHRGDKLQVGLGVNVG; encoded by the exons ATGGACGCCTCCCCAACCCTGGAAGCTTCGATGAATTGCATCGTAGCTGCAAAG GTCAGTCACACTGTTCACCTTAGCGCCATTGCACCATCAAGCTACCGCTTTCATGTGGAGCATTTACAGTCAGATGCCGACAGCAAGGAGGGG GGTGCACCAATGCTGATCGGAGAGATGGACTCATCTGGCAGCCTAAACGCCCACTCCTTATTCCACCTCAGCGAGCGAATTCGGGCCAAGGCTGTCTTTCAG ACCCAGCAGGCTCAGTTCGTTACATGGCAGTTTGAGACGGAGTACAGAGGCAGCGACTTCACAGCAGCCGCTACCATCGCCAACCCCGATATTCTGCACGAGTCTG TTATTATGGTGGCACACTTCCTCCAGAGTGTCTCCTCACAGCTGGTTCTGGGTGGAGAGCTGGTGTACCATCGCGGTCGGACAGAGGAGGGCGGCATCCTAACTCTCGCCGGCCAGTATTCAG GGTCCAACTGGGTGGCCACCCTGAATGCAGGCAGAGGAGGAGCGCATGCCAGCTACTATCACCGGGCTAACAAGCAG ATACAAGTAGGGGTGGAGTTTGAAGCTAGCACAAGAACACAGGAAACCACATTCTCGTTCGGCTACCAGATGGAAGTTCCCGAGGCCAATATGGTCTTCAGAG GTATGTTGGACAGTCGTTGCATCATTGGCGGCGTTCTCGAAAAACGCTTGTGTCCCCTCCCTGCCACACTAATCATGGGGGCCTTTGTCAACCACCGTGGAGACAAGCTTCAGGTGGGACTAGGAGTTAATGTTGGCTAA
- the crfb12 gene encoding cytokine receptor family member B12 → MILLRVSCLTCFLSCWLQAAGSLSSPENLTVEVLDLLCSVHWQPSPQNPENTTYLLELQKRQGNWTQVESCAYTPVTRCSLSLDDPQEVYFTRVRAIWTNESSAWTDPKFFVPIRETRLSPPSVKISAQGSNITVWVNHNLTTIIHNLMFDIRLSSSDGSTQLTEVLARDSTSFPNLPTDKYCITASVYFSQSKSHFSEECVNLHPDDSKYWGIITATVILLGLFLGFILVTVSFYMHPGTKNIVFPVVLEITAGRPTVMVFETEECLFVSESQQLRLKDYVARLWYENEDGYTNRRSLTQDVQLEWEQRSEEQQTVPLNLEKNTKVHLSSPIPTYTIEMDIEDELSSDAKSLTSLSFCDHQSLVEECRMEAPDLDSYSEGSVGDETKFYTDYEPRPLVL, encoded by the exons ATGATCCTGCTCAGAGTCTCTTGCTTGACCTGTTTCCTGAGCTGTTGGCTGCAGGCTGCAGGTTCTCTGTCTTCTCCTGAGAACCTGACTGTTGAGGTTCTGGACCTCCTGTGTAGTGTGCACTGGCAACCCAGCCCACAGAACCCAGAAAACACTACATACCTGCTGGAGCTACAAAAGAG GCAGGGGAACTGGACGCAGGTTGAGAGCTGCGCATATACGCCAGTCACAAGGTGCAGTTTGTCCCTCGATGACCCTCAGGAGGTATATTTTACCAGGGTTAGAGCAATTTGGACAAATGAAAGCTCAGCATGGACAGACCCCAAGTTCTTTGTTCCAATTCGGGAAA CTCGACTCAGCCCTCCATCAGTGAAGATCTCAGCACAGGGCAGCAACATCACTGTCTGGGTCAACCACAACCTCACAACCATAATCCATAATCTGATGTTTGACATTCGTCTCAGTTCATCGGACGGTTCTACTCAGCTGACAGAG GTGTTAGCCAGGGACTCGACCTCGTTCCCCAACCTGCCTACTGATAAGTACTGCATCACGGCTTCTGTCTACTTCAGTCAAAGTAAATCCCATTTTTCTGAAGAATGTGTCAATCTGCACCCAG ATGACAGCAAATATTGGGGGATTATAACAGCCACAGTGATTCTTTTAGGTCTTTTTCTTGGATTCATTCTTGTCACAGTTTCTTTCTACATGCACCCTGGGACCAAGAATATAGTATTTCCAGTTGTTCTG GAAATCACAGCTGGTCGTCCTACTGTGATGGTTTTTGAGACTGAAGAATGCTTGTTTGTGTCCGAATCACAGCAGCTGAGACTAAAGGACTATGTTGCCAGACTTTGGTATGAAAATGAAGACGGCTACACCAACAGAAGGAGTCTGACTCAAGATGTTCAGTTGGAATGGGAACAGAGAAGCGAGGAACAGCAGACTGTACCCTTAAACCTGGAGAAAAATACCAAAGTTCATTTATCTTCTCCAATTCCTACATACACTATTGAAATGGATATTGAAGATGAGTTGAGCAGTGATGCGAAGTCATTAACATCCTTGTCTTTTTGCGACCACCAGTCACTGGTTGAGGAATGTAGGATGGAGGCCCCTGACCTGGACAGCTATTCTGAGGGGTCAGTGGGGGATGAGACAAAGTTCTATACTGACTATGAGCCTCGTCCCCTTGTATTATAA
- the bicdl2 gene encoding BICD family-like cargo adapter 2 isoform X2, protein MFSIKKEKLHSPTLEDSFFPFSSSSASGGRTRTPGCVPEAMAQSENCPAVLEGDLILAAELGQALLERNEELGTQLEQKERDMESLQQEKHVMQRHLDVQAMEAVQREAELQADLSALQEQLEQQRSQSKLQRQKDHHQLTQLSSHNQKLVEQLAEAVASEHALRSELCMLKEDNEDSSFSRCITSARLDSLQAENHVLLERYGNADKQLKSTQEDYERLRVDRDRLKHRVTDLQTCLQDREAELEQEHSAVFQLHSQNHVLQQRVLALGEEASLVDNTNLPLSIQGEIQLSQAKEAIFIHSEVLQKKEEELQVLRDELQNREKEIQLLTDELLPFRSGPGKPSYSLLEEELIRSQQERDSLNQQLLNTIKHKVALSQEVDAWQEDMRLVIRQQVQIQEEEKEREKSAAIQRGKRTSKSMRLRGETEPRDRGFFSSLFGGN, encoded by the exons ATGTTTTCCATCAAGAAAGAGAAGCTACATTCTCCAACCCTGGAGgactcttttttccccttttcctccTCTTCGGCCTCCGGTGGGCGGACAAGGACTCCAGGTTGTGTTCCTGAGGCCATGGCACAGAGCGAGAACTGTCCTGCAGTGCTGGAGGGGGACCTGATCCTGGCAGCAGAGCTCGGACAGGCCTTGCTGGAGAGGAACGAGGAGCTCGGCACTCAGCTTgagcagaaggagagagacatGGAG AGCCTACAACAGGAGAAGCATGTGATGCAGCGCCATTTGGATGTGCAGGCCATGGAGGCGGTGCAGCGGGAGGCGGAGCTGCAGGCTGACCTGTCCGCCCTAcaggagcagctggagcagcagcgCAGCCAGAGCAAGCTGCAGAGGCAGAAGGACCATCATCAGCTGACACAGCTCTCCAGCCACAACCAGAAGCTGGTGGAGCAGCTGGCCGAG GCTGTTGCTTCGGAACATGCCCTGCGGTCTGAGCTGTGCATGCTGAAGGAGGACAACGAGGACAGCAGCTTCTCACGCTGCATCACGTCGGCCAGGCTGGACAGTCTGCAGGCAGAG aACCACGTTCTTCTGGAGCGTTACGGGAACGCAGACAAGCAGCTGAAGTCAACCCAGGAGGACTACGAAAGACTACGAGTGGACAGGGACAGACTGAAACATCGAGTAACCGACCTCCAGACTTGTCTGCAGGACAGAGAAGCAGAG ctggagcaggagcaCAGCGCCGTCTTTCAGCTGCACAGCCAGAACCATGTCCTACAGCAGAGGGTGCTGGCATTAGGGGAGGAGGCCAGCCTGGTGGACAACACAAACCTTCCCCTGTCCATTCAGGGGGAGATCCAACTGTCTCAG GCCAAAGAAgctatttttattcattcagaagTTCTtcagaagaaggaggaggaactCCAGGTGTTGAGGGATGAG CTTCAGAATAGAGAAAAAGAAATCCAGCTGCTGACAGATGAGCTGCTGCCATTTCGGAGCGGGCCTGGAAAACCAAGCTACAG TTTGCTGGAGGAAGAGCTAATCAGATCACAGCAAGAGCGAGACTCCCTCAACCAGCAGCTCCTCAACACTATTAAACACAAGGTGGCGCTGTCCCAGGAGGTGGATGCGTGGCAG GAGGACATGCGTCTAGTTATTCGTCAACAGGTCCAAATTCAAGAAGAGGAGAAGGAACGGGAGAAAAGTGCAGCCATTCAAAGAGGCAAACGCACCAGCAAGTCGATGCGTTTGCGGGGAGAGACCGAGCCAAGGGACCGGggcttcttctcttctctatTTGGTGGGAACTAA
- the LOC114792702 gene encoding mitochondrial import receptor subunit TOM40B isoform X1: protein MGSVLALSSRPGRQNSPFPHNRPPSRWDRRDGRLPNPGSFDELHRSCKDVFPQQIEGVKMLLTKTLSSFFKVSHTVHLSAIAPSSYRFHVEHLQSDADSKEGGAPMLIGEMDSSGSLNAHSLFHLSERIRAKAVFQTQQAQFVTWQFETEYRGSDFTAAATIANPDILHESVIMVAHFLQSVSSQLVLGGELVYHRGRTEEGGILTLAGQYSGSNWVATLNAGRGGAHASYYHRANKQIQVGVEFEASTRTQETTFSFGYQMEVPEANMVFRGMLDSRCIIGGVLEKRLCPLPATLIMGAFVNHRGDKLQVGLGVNVG, encoded by the exons ATGGGCAGTGTTCTGGCCTTGTCATCCCGCCCAGGGCGCCAGAACTCCCCGTTTCCCCACAACAGACCTCCCTCGCGCTGGGACCGGAGAGATGGACGCCTCCCCAACCCTGGAAGCTTCGATGAATTGCATCGTAGCTGCAAAG aCGTATTTCCACAGCAGATTGAGGGTGTGAAAATGTTACTAACCAAAACTCTCAGCAGCTTTTTCAAG GTCAGTCACACTGTTCACCTTAGCGCCATTGCACCATCAAGCTACCGCTTTCATGTGGAGCATTTACAGTCAGATGCCGACAGCAAGGAGGGG GGTGCACCAATGCTGATCGGAGAGATGGACTCATCTGGCAGCCTAAACGCCCACTCCTTATTCCACCTCAGCGAGCGAATTCGGGCCAAGGCTGTCTTTCAG ACCCAGCAGGCTCAGTTCGTTACATGGCAGTTTGAGACGGAGTACAGAGGCAGCGACTTCACAGCAGCCGCTACCATCGCCAACCCCGATATTCTGCACGAGTCTG TTATTATGGTGGCACACTTCCTCCAGAGTGTCTCCTCACAGCTGGTTCTGGGTGGAGAGCTGGTGTACCATCGCGGTCGGACAGAGGAGGGCGGCATCCTAACTCTCGCCGGCCAGTATTCAG GGTCCAACTGGGTGGCCACCCTGAATGCAGGCAGAGGAGGAGCGCATGCCAGCTACTATCACCGGGCTAACAAGCAG ATACAAGTAGGGGTGGAGTTTGAAGCTAGCACAAGAACACAGGAAACCACATTCTCGTTCGGCTACCAGATGGAAGTTCCCGAGGCCAATATGGTCTTCAGAG GTATGTTGGACAGTCGTTGCATCATTGGCGGCGTTCTCGAAAAACGCTTGTGTCCCCTCCCTGCCACACTAATCATGGGGGCCTTTGTCAACCACCGTGGAGACAAGCTTCAGGTGGGACTAGGAGTTAATGTTGGCTAA
- the bicdl2 gene encoding BICD family-like cargo adapter 2 isoform X1, which yields MSSVDTSKQEDTMFSIKKEKLHSPTLEDSFFPFSSSSASGGRTRTPGCVPEAMAQSENCPAVLEGDLILAAELGQALLERNEELGTQLEQKERDMESLQQEKHVMQRHLDVQAMEAVQREAELQADLSALQEQLEQQRSQSKLQRQKDHHQLTQLSSHNQKLVEQLAEAVASEHALRSELCMLKEDNEDSSFSRCITSARLDSLQAENHVLLERYGNADKQLKSTQEDYERLRVDRDRLKHRVTDLQTCLQDREAELEQEHSAVFQLHSQNHVLQQRVLALGEEASLVDNTNLPLSIQGEIQLSQAKEAIFIHSEVLQKKEEELQVLRDELQNREKEIQLLTDELLPFRSGPGKPSYSLLEEELIRSQQERDSLNQQLLNTIKHKVALSQEVDAWQEDMRLVIRQQVQIQEEEKEREKSAAIQRGKRTSKSMRLRGETEPRDRGFFSSLFGGN from the exons TGTAGACACCTCCAAGCAAGAGGACACAATGTTTTCCATCAAGAAAGAGAAGCTACATTCTCCAACCCTGGAGgactcttttttccccttttcctccTCTTCGGCCTCCGGTGGGCGGACAAGGACTCCAGGTTGTGTTCCTGAGGCCATGGCACAGAGCGAGAACTGTCCTGCAGTGCTGGAGGGGGACCTGATCCTGGCAGCAGAGCTCGGACAGGCCTTGCTGGAGAGGAACGAGGAGCTCGGCACTCAGCTTgagcagaaggagagagacatGGAG AGCCTACAACAGGAGAAGCATGTGATGCAGCGCCATTTGGATGTGCAGGCCATGGAGGCGGTGCAGCGGGAGGCGGAGCTGCAGGCTGACCTGTCCGCCCTAcaggagcagctggagcagcagcgCAGCCAGAGCAAGCTGCAGAGGCAGAAGGACCATCATCAGCTGACACAGCTCTCCAGCCACAACCAGAAGCTGGTGGAGCAGCTGGCCGAG GCTGTTGCTTCGGAACATGCCCTGCGGTCTGAGCTGTGCATGCTGAAGGAGGACAACGAGGACAGCAGCTTCTCACGCTGCATCACGTCGGCCAGGCTGGACAGTCTGCAGGCAGAG aACCACGTTCTTCTGGAGCGTTACGGGAACGCAGACAAGCAGCTGAAGTCAACCCAGGAGGACTACGAAAGACTACGAGTGGACAGGGACAGACTGAAACATCGAGTAACCGACCTCCAGACTTGTCTGCAGGACAGAGAAGCAGAG ctggagcaggagcaCAGCGCCGTCTTTCAGCTGCACAGCCAGAACCATGTCCTACAGCAGAGGGTGCTGGCATTAGGGGAGGAGGCCAGCCTGGTGGACAACACAAACCTTCCCCTGTCCATTCAGGGGGAGATCCAACTGTCTCAG GCCAAAGAAgctatttttattcattcagaagTTCTtcagaagaaggaggaggaactCCAGGTGTTGAGGGATGAG CTTCAGAATAGAGAAAAAGAAATCCAGCTGCTGACAGATGAGCTGCTGCCATTTCGGAGCGGGCCTGGAAAACCAAGCTACAG TTTGCTGGAGGAAGAGCTAATCAGATCACAGCAAGAGCGAGACTCCCTCAACCAGCAGCTCCTCAACACTATTAAACACAAGGTGGCGCTGTCCCAGGAGGTGGATGCGTGGCAG GAGGACATGCGTCTAGTTATTCGTCAACAGGTCCAAATTCAAGAAGAGGAGAAGGAACGGGAGAAAAGTGCAGCCATTCAAAGAGGCAAACGCACCAGCAAGTCGATGCGTTTGCGGGGAGAGACCGAGCCAAGGGACCGGggcttcttctcttctctatTTGGTGGGAACTAA